A section of the Streptomyces sp. V3I8 genome encodes:
- a CDS encoding GMC family oxidoreductase, translating into MPQDTYDYDVIVVGSGFGGSVTALRLTEKGYRVGVLEAGRRFTRETLPKNSWDLKNYLWAPKLGMYGLQRIHLLGNVMVLAGAGVGGGSLNYANTLYVPPKPFFEDPQWKDITDWEGELKPYYDQAQRMLGVRLNPTMTPSDVHLKAAARRMGVGDTFHMAPVGVFFGDGQDADGTARARPGEQADDPYFGGAGPARRACAECGECMTGCRHGAKNTLNENYLYLAEKAGAVVHPLTTVVSVTDDSRGGYAVTTLPTDRGRRSGGRRGGGRKGEGRQGGGRQAEGRVLTARRVVLAAGTYGTQTLLHRMKASGRLPHVSGRLGELTRTNSEALVGAQTDDRRYRKATGEAKVDFTRGVAITSSIHPDANTHIEPVRYGRGSNSMGSLSILQVPYTEGSSRFLAWLLNAVRHPSRTARSLSNRRWSERTIIGLVMQSLDNSLTTYLKPKGAGKGLLTARQGHGAPNPKQIRAASEGASAIAAEINGFAGSNVGELMGMPLTAHFLGGCPIGASADEGVIDPYHRLYGHPGISVVDGAAVSANLGVNPSLTITAQAERAMSYWPNKGEADPRPAQGAAYERLKPVAPLSPAVPATAFGALRLPFLGMPAMPPKK; encoded by the coding sequence GTGCCGCAGGACACGTACGACTACGACGTCATCGTCGTGGGTTCCGGTTTCGGCGGATCCGTCACCGCCCTGCGCCTGACGGAGAAGGGCTACCGCGTCGGCGTCCTGGAGGCCGGCCGCCGCTTCACCCGCGAGACGCTGCCCAAGAACTCCTGGGACCTCAAGAACTACCTCTGGGCGCCGAAGCTCGGCATGTACGGCCTCCAGCGCATCCACCTCCTCGGCAACGTCATGGTGCTCGCGGGCGCGGGCGTGGGCGGCGGCTCCCTCAACTACGCCAACACCCTCTACGTACCGCCGAAGCCGTTCTTCGAGGACCCGCAGTGGAAGGACATCACCGACTGGGAGGGGGAGCTGAAGCCGTACTACGACCAGGCCCAGCGCATGCTCGGCGTGCGGCTGAACCCGACCATGACCCCGTCGGACGTCCACCTGAAGGCGGCGGCCCGGCGGATGGGCGTGGGCGACACCTTCCACATGGCGCCGGTCGGCGTCTTCTTCGGTGACGGCCAGGACGCCGACGGCACCGCGAGGGCGCGGCCGGGAGAGCAGGCCGACGACCCGTACTTCGGCGGCGCCGGCCCGGCCCGCAGGGCGTGCGCCGAGTGCGGCGAGTGCATGACGGGCTGCCGGCACGGCGCGAAGAACACCCTCAACGAGAACTACCTGTACCTCGCCGAGAAGGCGGGCGCGGTCGTCCACCCGCTGACGACCGTCGTGTCCGTCACGGACGACTCGCGGGGCGGCTACGCCGTCACGACGCTCCCGACGGACCGCGGCCGCAGGAGCGGAGGCCGCAGGGGCGGAGGACGCAAGGGTGAAGGACGTCAGGGCGGAGGACGCCAGGCCGAGGGGCGCGTCCTCACGGCCCGCCGGGTGGTCCTGGCGGCCGGTACGTACGGCACGCAGACCCTGCTGCACCGCATGAAGGCGAGCGGCCGGCTGCCGCACGTGTCGGGCAGGCTGGGCGAGCTGACCCGTACGAACTCCGAGGCCCTGGTCGGCGCGCAGACCGACGACCGGCGCTACCGCAAGGCCACCGGCGAGGCGAAGGTCGACTTCACGCGCGGGGTCGCGATCACCTCCTCGATCCACCCGGACGCCAACACCCACATCGAACCGGTCCGTTACGGCAGGGGCTCGAACTCGATGGGCAGCCTGTCGATCCTCCAGGTCCCGTACACGGAGGGCTCGTCGAGGTTCCTCGCCTGGCTGCTCAACGCGGTGCGGCACCCCAGCCGCACGGCCCGTTCGCTCTCCAACCGCCGCTGGTCGGAGCGGACCATCATCGGCCTGGTGATGCAGTCCCTCGACAACTCCCTGACGACATACCTGAAACCGAAGGGCGCGGGCAAGGGCCTGCTGACGGCACGGCAGGGGCACGGCGCCCCCAACCCGAAGCAGATCAGGGCCGCTTCGGAGGGCGCGTCGGCGATAGCCGCCGAGATCAACGGCTTCGCGGGCTCGAACGTCGGCGAGCTGATGGGCATGCCGCTGACCGCCCACTTCCTCGGCGGCTGCCCGATCGGCGCGTCCGCGGACGAGGGCGTCATCGACCCCTACCACCGGCTGTACGGGCACCCGGGCATCTCCGTCGTCGACGGCGCCGCGGTCTCGGCGAACCTGGGCGTGAACCCGTCCCTGACCATCACCGCACAGGCCGAGCGCGCGATGTCGTACTGGCCCAACAAGGGCGAGGCGGACCCGCGTCCGGCACAGGGCGCGGCATACGAACGCCTGAAGCCGGTGGCGCCCCTCTCCCCGGCGGTCCCCGCGACCGCCTTCGGCGCCCTGAGGCTCCCCTTCCTCGGGATGCCGGCGATGCCCCCGAAGAAGTGA
- a CDS encoding succinic semialdehyde dehydrogenase — MTDSQAPAQAPEKTGTNPLAPAPEGARTAADVVTPELIAQLTRGVVGSGRTANHTPFTGEKLADLPESGPEDVALAYERARAAQAVWAQTPVRQRAAVLLRFHDLVLARQAEVLDLIQLETGKARLHAHEEVQAVAVAARHYGRRAPFYLRPKRHAGAMPALTKVTELRHPRGVVGQIAPWNYPLELSVGDALPAFVAGNAVVMKPDTETCLTALWARDLLIEAGLPADVFQVVLGEGPVVGPEVVKHADYVSFTGSTRTGREVARGAAARLVGVSLELGGKNAMLVLADADIERAAAGAVRACFSSAGQLCISIERLYVHASVADAFLARFAARTRAMRLGTSLAYGADMGSLVGERQLETVTRHVEEAVAKGATVVAGGVARPDVGPYFFEPTILDGVEAPMAVCGEETFGPVVSVYRFTDEDEVIEAANATAYGLNSSVWTKDGRRGAEVAARLRTGTVNINEGYGPAYGSVQSPMGGMKDSGLGRRHGSEGILKYTEAQTVARQRLLPMAPSLGMTDEKYAAFMTRSLRLMKTLRFR; from the coding sequence ATGACGGACTCGCAGGCCCCGGCACAGGCCCCGGAAAAGACCGGCACCAACCCTCTCGCGCCCGCACCCGAAGGCGCCCGCACGGCTGCCGACGTGGTCACGCCGGAGCTGATCGCCCAGCTCACGCGTGGCGTGGTCGGCTCGGGCCGCACCGCGAACCACACCCCGTTCACCGGCGAGAAGCTGGCCGACCTGCCCGAGTCCGGCCCCGAGGACGTGGCGCTGGCCTACGAGCGGGCCCGCGCGGCCCAGGCCGTCTGGGCGCAGACCCCGGTCAGGCAGCGCGCGGCGGTCCTCCTGCGCTTCCACGACCTCGTGCTGGCCCGTCAGGCCGAGGTGCTGGACCTGATCCAGCTGGAGACCGGCAAGGCCCGCCTGCACGCGCACGAGGAGGTCCAGGCGGTCGCCGTCGCGGCCCGCCACTACGGCCGCCGGGCCCCCTTCTACCTGCGCCCCAAGCGGCACGCGGGCGCCATGCCGGCCCTCACCAAGGTCACCGAGCTGCGCCACCCGCGCGGTGTCGTCGGTCAGATCGCCCCCTGGAACTATCCGCTGGAGCTGTCCGTCGGCGACGCGCTGCCGGCCTTCGTCGCGGGCAACGCCGTCGTGATGAAGCCCGACACCGAGACCTGCCTCACCGCCCTGTGGGCCCGTGACCTGCTGATCGAGGCGGGCCTGCCGGCCGATGTCTTCCAGGTCGTCCTCGGCGAGGGACCCGTCGTCGGCCCGGAGGTCGTCAAGCACGCCGACTACGTCTCCTTCACCGGTTCCACCCGGACGGGCCGCGAGGTCGCCCGGGGCGCGGCGGCCCGGCTGGTCGGTGTCTCCCTCGAACTCGGCGGCAAGAACGCCATGCTGGTCCTGGCGGACGCCGACATCGAGCGGGCGGCGGCCGGCGCGGTCCGCGCCTGCTTCTCGTCGGCCGGGCAGCTGTGCATCAGCATCGAGCGGCTGTACGTCCACGCGTCGGTCGCGGACGCGTTCCTGGCGCGGTTCGCCGCGCGGACCAGGGCGATGCGGCTCGGCACGTCCCTCGCGTACGGCGCCGACATGGGCTCGCTGGTCGGCGAGCGCCAGCTGGAGACCGTGACCCGGCACGTGGAGGAGGCCGTCGCCAAGGGGGCGACGGTCGTCGCGGGCGGTGTCGCGCGCCCGGACGTCGGCCCGTACTTCTTCGAGCCGACGATCCTCGACGGCGTCGAGGCGCCGATGGCGGTGTGCGGCGAGGAGACCTTCGGCCCGGTCGTCTCGGTCTACCGCTTCACCGACGAGGACGAGGTGATCGAGGCCGCGAACGCCACGGCGTACGGCCTCAACTCGTCGGTCTGGACGAAGGACGGCCGCCGCGGCGCCGAGGTCGCGGCCCGGCTGCGCACCGGAACGGTCAACATCAACGAGGGCTACGGACCCGCGTACGGCAGCGTCCAGTCGCCGATGGGCGGCATGAAGGACTCCGGCCTCGGCCGCCGCCACGGCTCCGAGGGCATTCTCAAGTACACGGAGGCCCAGACGGTCGCCCGGCAGCGCCTGCTGCCGATGGCCCCGTCCCTGGGCATGACCGACGAGAAGTACGCGGCCTTCATGACCCGCAGCCTCCGCCTGATGAAGACACTCCGCTTCCGTTAG